In the genome of Saccharomonospora viridis DSM 43017, one region contains:
- a CDS encoding GbsR/MarR family transcriptional regulator, which yields MSARPQSPREPGETTDEAVRVYIEKLALTLTEMGIQRTAARVFAALTVSDSGTMTAAELAGTLSISPAAVSGAVRYLEQLGLVSKERKPGERRDHYRLYDDLWFASFFKHDRTLRMWRDVTVEGVDAVGPDTPAGRRLTEMADFLDFLLAEIPVLFDRWHRERARRAHT from the coding sequence ATGTCCGCCAGGCCGCAGTCGCCGCGGGAACCGGGCGAGACCACGGACGAGGCAGTGCGTGTCTACATCGAGAAACTCGCGCTGACACTGACCGAGATGGGCATACAGCGCACTGCAGCGAGGGTCTTCGCCGCGCTGACCGTGTCCGACAGCGGCACCATGACCGCCGCCGAACTCGCCGGCACCCTGTCCATCAGTCCGGCCGCGGTCTCCGGTGCGGTGCGGTACCTGGAGCAGCTCGGGCTGGTCTCCAAGGAACGCAAGCCGGGCGAGCGGCGTGATCACTACCGGCTCTACGACGATCTGTGGTTCGCCTCGTTCTTCAAACACGACCGGACGCTGCGCATGTGGCGTGACGTGACGGTCGAGGGGGTCGACGCGGTCGGCCCCGACACCCCCGCGGGGCGGCGGCTGACCGAGATGGCCGATTTCCTGGATTTCCTCCTCGCGGAGATCCCGGTGTTGTTCGACCGTTGGCACCGGGAACGCGCGCGACGCGCACACACCTGA
- a CDS encoding ABC transporter ATP-binding protein, translated as MDHCISISGLRKSFGPTVALDGLDLSVATGEVHGFLGPNGSGKSTTIRILLGLLRADGGSVALLGGDPWRDATRLHRRLAYVPGDVALWPTLSGGEVIDLLGRLRGGLDPRRRAELIERFDLDPTKKGRAYSKGNRQKVALVAALASDVELLILDEPTSGLDPLMEAVFREEIRQERDRGRTVLLSSHILSEVEDLCDRVSIIRAGRTVESGTLAQLRHLTRTTVTADLAGPPDGLTRLEGVHDLRIEGRRVRFAVETDALNEALRALAAIGVHSLTSQPPTLEELFLRHYTDGPGDEARAS; from the coding sequence ATGGACCACTGCATCTCGATCTCCGGGCTACGCAAGTCGTTCGGACCCACCGTCGCTCTGGACGGCCTCGACCTCTCCGTGGCCACGGGCGAGGTGCACGGTTTCCTCGGCCCCAACGGCTCCGGCAAGTCCACCACCATCCGGATCCTGCTGGGTCTGCTGCGCGCCGACGGCGGATCGGTGGCGTTGCTCGGCGGCGATCCGTGGCGGGACGCCACCCGCCTGCACCGCCGTCTCGCCTACGTACCCGGCGACGTGGCCCTGTGGCCCACCCTCAGCGGTGGCGAGGTCATCGACCTGCTCGGCAGGCTCCGGGGCGGCCTCGATCCGCGCAGACGGGCCGAACTCATCGAACGTTTCGACCTCGACCCCACCAAGAAGGGGCGTGCGTACTCGAAGGGCAACCGGCAGAAGGTGGCGCTCGTGGCCGCGCTCGCCTCGGACGTGGAACTGCTGATCCTCGACGAACCGACCTCCGGACTCGACCCGCTGATGGAAGCCGTGTTCCGGGAGGAGATCAGGCAGGAACGGGACCGGGGACGCACGGTGCTGCTGTCGAGCCACATCCTGTCCGAGGTCGAGGACCTGTGCGATCGCGTGAGCATCATCAGAGCGGGCAGGACCGTCGAGTCCGGCACGCTCGCGCAGCTGCGGCACCTCACCCGCACCACCGTCACCGCCGATCTGGCGGGACCGCCCGACGGCCTCACCCGGCTCGAGGGCGTGCACGACCTTCGGATCGAAGGGCGCCGGGTGCGCTTCGCCGTCGAAACGGACGCTTTGAACGAGGCACTGCGCGCTCTGGCCGCCATCGGCGTGCACAGCCTCACCAGTCAACCACCGACGCTGGAGGAGCTGTTCCTGCGTCACTACACCGACGGACCCGGCGACGAGGCGAGGGCGTCATGA
- a CDS encoding ABC transporter permease: MTGDDARTPADSGTLRSPKSTGEPSETTPTAGNLSGTGQLIRLALRRDRLVLPLWIVVVVLLTTAGAGAYEQLYPDPAERAALTASMANNPSITLLLGPAYDLSTAGGFTAWRFGTMLSLLLALVCVFTMTRHTRQEEETGRYELLSSTVVGRYAFLAASSVVCAAFAALTGLATAAALIAAGTSASGAFAFGLGLTSVAWVFTGVAAVTAQLAEYSRTANGLAGAVLGIAFAVRAVGDSSAEASWLSWLSPLGWATRVRPFAGDRFWVLLIPVVVTAALAVTAYLLQRRRDVGFGLLPTPLGPATAAPRLRTPFALAVRLHRGTLLGWVAGFAVLSVLFGWLASDIGDIVGDNERMRDMLAELGGGRGMVDAYLAATADIFGMVAALFVVQATVRIRTEETALRAEPLLTTGVSRLRWVTGHLVLVFAGGAALLLAAGLGMGFAHGVRVGDVGAQTPDVLLACLSQIPAVFVVGGVAVVLFGLLPAHTVGAWAVAAAFLLLSLFGPVLQLDQAVLNASPFQHVPQLPSEDFTAAPMLWLTLVAAGLVTAGVVGFRRRDLG, from the coding sequence ATGACCGGTGACGACGCGCGTACCCCGGCCGACTCCGGAACACTTCGGAGTCCGAAATCGACCGGGGAACCGTCCGAAACGACCCCAACAGCGGGCAACCTCAGCGGTACCGGACAGCTCATTCGCCTCGCACTGCGTCGCGATCGCCTGGTGCTGCCGCTGTGGATCGTCGTGGTGGTGCTGCTGACCACCGCCGGCGCGGGCGCCTACGAACAGCTGTACCCGGACCCGGCCGAGCGCGCCGCGCTGACGGCGAGCATGGCGAACAACCCCTCCATCACCCTGCTGCTCGGCCCCGCCTACGACCTGTCCACGGCGGGTGGCTTCACCGCCTGGCGTTTCGGCACGATGCTGTCACTGCTCCTCGCGCTGGTCTGTGTCTTCACCATGACCAGACACACGCGGCAGGAGGAGGAGACGGGCAGGTACGAACTGCTGTCGTCCACCGTCGTCGGCCGCTACGCCTTCCTCGCCGCGTCGTCGGTGGTGTGCGCGGCGTTCGCGGCGCTCACGGGACTGGCCACGGCGGCGGCGTTGATCGCGGCGGGTACGTCGGCATCCGGCGCGTTCGCGTTCGGTCTCGGATTGACGTCGGTGGCGTGGGTGTTCACCGGTGTCGCGGCCGTCACCGCACAGCTGGCCGAGTACTCCAGGACCGCCAACGGCCTGGCCGGAGCGGTGCTGGGTATCGCGTTCGCGGTGCGGGCCGTCGGCGACTCGTCGGCGGAGGCCTCGTGGTTGTCGTGGTTGTCGCCGCTCGGCTGGGCCACCCGGGTGCGCCCGTTCGCCGGGGACCGGTTCTGGGTGTTGCTCATCCCCGTGGTCGTGACCGCCGCCCTTGCCGTCACCGCCTACCTGTTACAACGCCGAAGGGATGTCGGGTTCGGACTGCTGCCCACCCCGCTCGGCCCGGCCACCGCCGCACCCCGACTGCGGACGCCGTTCGCCCTCGCCGTCCGTCTGCACAGGGGGACACTGCTGGGCTGGGTCGCCGGTTTCGCGGTCCTGAGTGTGCTGTTCGGTTGGCTGGCCTCCGATATCGGCGACATCGTCGGTGACAACGAGCGGATGCGCGACATGCTGGCCGAGCTGGGCGGCGGACGAGGCATGGTCGACGCCTACTTGGCCGCCACGGCGGACATCTTCGGCATGGTGGCCGCGCTCTTCGTGGTCCAGGCGACGGTGCGGATACGCACGGAGGAGACCGCGCTACGGGCCGAGCCGCTGCTGACCACCGGTGTGTCCCGCTTGCGGTGGGTCACCGGTCATCTCGTGCTCGTCTTCGCGGGTGGGGCCGCGCTGTTGCTGGCGGCGGGTCTCGGTATGGGATTCGCGCACGGCGTGCGGGTGGGTGACGTCGGGGCACAGACGCCCGACGTGCTGCTGGCCTGTCTGTCGCAGATCCCCGCCGTGTTCGTCGTCGGCGGCGTGGCCGTGGTGCTGTTCGGGCTCCTTCCCGCCCACACCGTTGGAGCGTGGGCGGTCGCCGCCGCGTTCCTCCTGCTCAGCCTGTTCGGCCCGGTGTTGCAGTTGGACCAGGCGGTGTTGAACGCCTCGCCGTTCCAACATGTGCCACAGCTGCCGAGCGAGGACTTCACCGCGGCCCCGATGCTGTGGTTGACGCTGGTGGCGGCCGGGCTGGTCACGGCGGGGGTCGTCGGGTTCCGACGTCGCGACCTCGGGTAG
- a CDS encoding NAD-dependent succinate-semialdehyde dehydrogenase — MDEREVIERVPKQLFIGGTWRDSDDGVFEVYDPGNGSRLCEVADGRGTDAEAAVEAAVAAQDTWAATPPRERGEILRRAWRLMIDRADDLALLMTLEMGKSLTESRAEVVYAAEFFRWFSEEAVRIDGVYKRAPDGGGRMIVTRQPVGPCLLITPWNFPLAMGTRKIGPAVAAGCTMIVKPAQLTPLSMLALADLLVEAGLPGGVLNVVPSTSASSITSPVLADPRVRKLSFTGSTEVGRKLVAQCAPNLQRMSMELGGNAAFLVFDDADLDTAVAGAVTAKMRNNGESCVAANRFLVQSSIAEEFTERLTERMAGLHMGHGTEPNVTVGPLIDETQRDKVSELVTDAVGRGARATTGGGPAERDGYFYHPTVLADVPVDARILEEVFGPVAPVTTFDTEEEALRKANDTEHGLVGYVFTRDLDRAVRVGEGLATGMVGLNTGLVSNAAAPFGGVKASGFGREGGDEGIEEYLDTKYLALALSS; from the coding sequence ATGGACGAACGCGAGGTCATCGAGCGGGTTCCGAAACAGTTGTTCATCGGAGGTACCTGGCGTGATTCCGACGACGGCGTGTTCGAGGTGTACGACCCCGGCAACGGTTCCCGGCTGTGCGAGGTCGCCGACGGACGGGGGACCGACGCGGAGGCCGCCGTCGAGGCCGCCGTCGCGGCGCAGGACACCTGGGCCGCCACGCCGCCCAGGGAACGCGGGGAGATCCTGCGCCGCGCCTGGCGACTGATGATCGACCGGGCCGACGACCTCGCGTTGCTCATGACGTTGGAGATGGGCAAGAGCCTCACCGAGTCCCGCGCCGAGGTCGTCTACGCCGCCGAGTTCTTCCGGTGGTTCTCCGAGGAGGCGGTGCGCATCGACGGCGTCTACAAACGCGCTCCGGACGGTGGCGGGCGCATGATCGTCACCCGCCAACCCGTCGGTCCCTGTCTGTTGATCACACCGTGGAACTTCCCGCTCGCCATGGGCACCCGCAAGATCGGCCCCGCGGTCGCGGCGGGCTGCACGATGATCGTCAAACCGGCGCAGCTCACGCCGCTGTCGATGCTCGCCCTGGCCGACCTGCTCGTCGAGGCGGGACTGCCCGGCGGTGTGCTGAACGTCGTACCGAGCACCTCGGCCAGCAGCATCACAAGCCCCGTACTCGCCGACCCCCGCGTGCGGAAACTGTCGTTCACCGGGTCCACAGAGGTCGGTCGCAAGCTCGTGGCACAGTGCGCACCGAATCTCCAGCGCATGTCCATGGAACTCGGCGGGAACGCTGCTTTCCTCGTCTTCGACGACGCCGACCTCGACACCGCCGTGGCCGGGGCGGTGACCGCGAAGATGCGCAACAACGGCGAATCCTGCGTGGCGGCCAACCGCTTCCTCGTGCAGTCCTCGATCGCCGAGGAGTTCACCGAACGGCTCACCGAACGGATGGCGGGGTTGCACATGGGGCACGGCACGGAACCGAACGTCACCGTCGGACCGCTCATCGACGAGACGCAACGGGACAAGGTGTCCGAACTGGTCACGGACGCGGTCGGACGTGGCGCACGGGCGACCACAGGGGGAGGTCCCGCGGAACGGGACGGGTACTTCTACCACCCCACGGTGCTCGCCGACGTGCCCGTGGACGCCCGCATCCTGGAGGAGGTCTTCGGACCGGTGGCCCCGGTGACGACGTTCGACACCGAGGAGGAGGCACTCCGCAAAGCCAACGACACCGAGCACGGGCTGGTGGGTTACGTGTTCACCCGCGACCTGGATCGCGCGGTGCGGGTGGGGGAAGGGCTGGCCACCGGCATGGTCGGTCTCAACACCGGACTGGTGTCCAACGCGGCGGCCCCGTTCGGCGGGGTGAAGGCGTCCGGCTTCGGTCGCGAGGGCGGCGACGAGGGCATCGAGGAATACCTCGACACGAAGTACCTGGCCTTGGCCCTGAGCTCATGA
- a CDS encoding glutaredoxin family protein — MAIDEIEFYWRPGCPFCAILRGRLRESGLPVREINIWEDSEAAARVRSVTGGDETVPTVFVGQRALVNPNMDELAEVVRREAPHLFDLAQPAVQGYGSRH; from the coding sequence TTGGCTATCGACGAGATCGAGTTCTATTGGCGTCCGGGTTGCCCGTTCTGCGCGATCCTGCGTGGCCGGCTGCGGGAAAGCGGCCTGCCGGTGCGGGAGATCAACATTTGGGAGGACTCCGAGGCCGCCGCGCGCGTGCGTTCGGTGACCGGTGGCGACGAGACCGTTCCCACGGTGTTCGTCGGACAGCGGGCGTTGGTCAATCCGAACATGGACGAACTCGCCGAGGTGGTGCGGCGGGAAGCTCCGCACCTGTTCGATCTCGCCCAGCCCGCCGTCCAGGGGTACGGCTCGCGGCACTGA
- a CDS encoding nitroreductase family deazaflavin-dependent oxidoreductase, protein MAASTWYLAPGRPTRLLNHVVQALTRIGVSLWGSRVLSVRGRKSGEWRSTPVNVLTLDGERYLVSARGNTQWVRNLRAVGRGRLTVGRRVEPFEGVEVTDDAVRVAVLRSYLRRWGWEVGAFFGDVTADSPDDVLRRAATRHPVFRIVPGTDE, encoded by the coding sequence ATGGCCGCTTCCACGTGGTACCTCGCCCCCGGGCGTCCGACGAGGTTGCTCAACCACGTCGTGCAGGCCCTCACCCGAATCGGGGTGAGCCTGTGGGGAAGCCGAGTGCTCTCCGTGAGAGGACGTAAGTCCGGAGAATGGAGGTCCACGCCCGTCAACGTGCTGACACTCGACGGCGAGCGATACCTCGTCTCGGCGCGTGGCAACACGCAATGGGTACGTAACCTCCGAGCGGTCGGCCGCGGCCGTCTCACCGTGGGGCGTCGGGTCGAGCCGTTCGAGGGCGTCGAGGTGACGGACGATGCCGTTCGAGTGGCCGTGCTCCGTTCGTACCTGCGCCGATGGGGTTGGGAGGTCGGTGCGTTCTTCGGGGACGTCACCGCCGACTCACCCGACGACGTCCTCCGTCGGGCCGCGACGAGACACCCCGTGTTCCGGATCGTCCCCGGCACCGACGAATGA